In Edaphobacter aggregans, the sequence CGGCCGCAGCGTTCTCCTTATACATTTGCTGAGAGTAGCTGGGTTTAGGTTTGTTTAGGAGAGCGACGAGATGATTAAACAGCGGGATGTGGCGATCGTGGTGATAGCCGCGCTTGTGGGTGCGGTGACTATGGGCTCGGTTATGAGCCTGCTGCATTTGAAGTCGGGGGTCGTTCCGGTCGCGGTGAATGGAAAGCCGGTGATTGGCGAGTCGGTGTACGACTGGAACACGATGGAGGTCAAGAAGACTCCGGTTGGAGAGTCGCGAACTGTGTTGCGCGGGCCTACGGCTACTCTGGATGAACTGGAGATACATGTGACGACACTGAATCCCGGGGAGGCTTCGCATCCGCCGCATAAGCATCCGAATGAAGAGCTGATCATTCTGGATCAGGGAACGGTGGAGGCGCTGATCAATGGGGAGTGGAAGCGTGTGGGGACGGGATCTGTGATCTTCAATGCGTCGAATGTGATGCACTCGCTACGGAATGTGGGGGATACTCCGGCGACGTATCACGTGGTGAATTGGCACACGGATAAGACGCCTAAGGAATAGAGCTAGAGATCAAGCGCGGTGGAGCAGAGGGTCGACGAAGGTGTGAAGCTTTTTGGGCGCGATGATGCGCCAGGCTTCGAGGAGATGGAGGGTTAGTTCGTCGTCGCTGACTCGGTCGAGTTCGACGCCTACCCAGCCGCGTACGCCCACGTAGGGAGGCTTGAAGAATGTTTGTGGCGAGGTTCGCGTTAGATGCTGCTGGGTTCCCGGTGTGGCTGGGATCCAAACGGCTACGTGGCCGTCGTGGTGGTGGTTGTTATCGAACATGGCAAAGACCTTCTTGTTGACGAAGAAGGTTGGTTCGCCGTGGGAGAGTTTTTCGGAGGTGGCGGGGAGGGCTGCGCAGATTCTCCGGACTCGACTGAGGTGCTCGTGATGCGGATCGGATTTTTGCGTTGGGTTCGGCATGGCGAGTTATGACCGCCAGCAGTGTAGTCCTCAGGATGGCTTGGTGGCGAGGATGAGGGGCGACGGTCCGGGGGCGTCGAGGGTGCGTGGGTTTTCGAAGCCGGCCTCGCGGAGCCAGGTGCTGATCTCTTCGAAGGAGTAGGTGCCGCCGTCGTCGGTGTTAACGAGCATGTTGACGGCGAAGAGAAGGCCGTTGGGTGGGCCGGTGCGGCCGGCGTTGACGAGGAACTCTGCGATAGCGATGGTGCCGCCGGGGGCAAGTGCTGCGAAGACTTTGGCGAGGAGAGCTTTGCTTCGTTCGACGCCTTCGCTGTGGAGGATGTGGCCGAGGGTGGCGACGTTGTGGCCAGTGCCGAAGTCAGCGCCGTCCAGGTCGCCGGGGGAGAAGGAGAACTGGCTGGTGAGACCGAAACGGGCGACCACCTCTTTAGTGGTGGGGAGTACGTTGGGCCAATCGACGGCGGTGACGTGGACGGTGGGTGCGCTTTGCGCGAGGGCGATGCCCCAGACTCCGGAGCCGGCTGCGAGGTCGAGTGCGCTGGTTGGCTGCTGGGTTGCTCCGAGGTTGAGATGGTGGGCGAGCGCCTTGGCTGAGGGGTAGCTCATGGGCAAGATATCCACGACAAATTTGTGGAAGAACTCGGTGCCGTCGGCCTCCTGGTTGACGGCTCGCACGGGTTTGCCGGTGGCCACGACTTCATTGAGATGGAGGAAATTGGGCATGAGTTGGCGGCTGGTGTGACGGAGAACGCCGCCGTGGAAGCTGGGTTTGGTGCTGACGAGGAAGGTGGAGCTCTCCGGGGTGAGGGAGTAGAGGGCGTCGCCGTTGTTGCCTGTCTTGGCGAGAAAGTTGAGGCCTACGAGGGCGTTCATAATGGCGTCGAGGCCGCGGACGGAGGCGTTGGTGGCTTCGTGGACCTGCTGGATGGTTTTGGGGCCGCTGTCGAGTGTGTCGAAGACGTGGTGGGTGATGGCTGCTTCAAGGACGAGCGTGGGGATGTAGCCCCAGGCGAATTGCATGATGCGCTCGGGGGTGACCGGCGCTTGCTGTGTGGGATTCAAGATTGCTCCTCGGACTGATATCGTGCCGGAGCAAGTTTAGCGGATGATAAGAGGCGGTGCTGGATTGTTTTCGAATCGTTAGCGGAGTTGGAACTCGGGGCTGCCCATGACCAGGGCGGTGAGGAGGTTGAGGGTATCGGTGGGTGGGGACGTGGGAGTGGTGAGTTCGGCAATCTGTTTGTGGATGAGCTGGTTGGTCTGCGAAGAGATTTCACCGCCGATGAGTGTGGATTCGAGGACGTGGAGAGCGATGTCGGGGCCTGCGGTTTCGGGTGGTGTGTCTGTGGTGAGGACGGTTTCGGCGTAGCGGGGATGCAGGGTGGTCTGCACGGTGGTTGCGGGTTGGGCCATGAGGCCGAGCGCCAAGACGTGGGCGGAATCGAACTTCTGATTGGCGAATTTGTTGCCGGTGAGGGAGTATGCGAAGTTGAGGCGGTCGACGAGGGCGCTGGAGTTCATCCAGTGATCGGCGGTGATGTAATAGCCGGTGGGTGGAAGGGCGTAGTAGAGAGGCATGCCCATGGACTTGATGGTGTTGACGAGCGCGCCTGGGTTGGATGGGTCAGTTGCGGTGGTGCGGAAGGCAGAGGCCAGGAACTCCATGGGGGTTTTTACTTTGTTGCGGAAGTATTTGCGGGAGTTGAACTCGGGCGATTGGACGAGGGTGCGGAGGATGGCTTTGATGTCTCCGTCGGTGGCTAGGTAGGTGGCGGCCATGCGGTCGACGAGGACGGGTGGCGGCTCGTCGGCTACGAAGCGCTGAGCTAGTTTGTAGCTGATGAAGTGCGCGGTTTTAGGGCTGGCGGCTAGGAGGTTGAGGGCGTCGACGCCCTCGTTCATGCCGGTCGGAATGTTGGCGGGGAGATTAGCCGCTTCCGAGTCTGTGGTGGCGATGGTGTGGCCGAGCCATTGCTTGGGGCCGGGCTCGTGGCGCTTGGCGTCGAATTGAAAGGGGCCGCCCTGGTTGGGCCGGTCGACGGTCCAGCCGGTGAGGATAGCGGAGAGGGCGGTCACGTCGGCCTGGGTGTAGCCTCCGTTGACGCCGACGGTGTGGAGCTCCATCACTTCCCTGCCGTAGTTTTCGTTGAGGCCGCGGTTCCCTTTCTTCGAGTTGGGATTGGACGGGTTAACTCCGTTGGCGAGGGAGTCGGGGCCGATGGACTGCCAGTTGTCGAGGTAGACCATCATGGCTGGGCTGGTGGCGGTGGCGAGAAGGAGATCGCGGAACTTGCCGAGGGCGTTTTTGCGGATGACGTCGCGCTCGTAGGTGGTGGTGTACCACTGGTCCGAGTCTTTTCCGATGTAGATGTTGAAGTGATTGAACCAGAAGTCGGTCATGACCTCCTGGAGCTGACGCTCGGAGAGGATGGCGCGGAGGAGCTTGGCTTGTGAGAGCTCGTTGATGATTTGGTAGGAAGTTCCGATGTTGGCAGCCATGGCGTTGAAGATCTGGCGCTCGCGGGGGGTCAACTGGCCGAGTAGCAGATTGCGCTGATCTCCGGCGACGTAGGTAGTGAAGGCTATGCGGTCAGATACGGGGAGCTTGATGAGCGCGGGCATGCGCTGCTCTTTTGGCAAAGTAAAGAGGTCGCCAGCGATGCGTGCGGCGGTCGCCTGGTCTTGTTTCTTTTGATCGGCTAGTTCGGCTTCGGTGGGGGGAGTAACGGCGGATTTGCCGTCGGCGTTGATCTTTTTGGTTTCGTTTTCTTTGTTGAGTTTGTAGATTTGGACTTCGTAGACAGCGGCGAGGTTGGGGTCAGAGGGCATGGGGCGCTTGCTGTCGGCAACCTGTTGGATCGTGCCTCGGTCGGGGAACTGAGTGAGCGCCTGATCGGGTTGCATGTTGAGGGTGGGGTAGTCGTTGAGACGCTTGTTGAGGGCGTCGTCGTTGATGGTTTGCGGGTTGAGTTGCTGCTCGAACCATGCTTCGGGGGTCATGGCGAGGACTCGTTGAACATCGCCGGGGCATGGGCCGAAGGTGAAGCGGTTGAGGATCTGGAGGGCTTTTTCCTGTTGAGTTAGTGGTGTGAGTGGAGCGGATTTGGGGGGCGGGGGAAGTTTGGGTTTGGCGGTCTTCGAGGGTTTAGCGGCTGCTCTCGATGTGGGCTGCATGGGAGCTTCGTTTTGCGCATGAAGCGGGGTCAGGGTGAGTGCCAACAGAAGAATTGGGACCGCGCGCATAGAAACTCCTGCATGGTTAGACAGGTGTTTGGGGGGAGAAGTTGTGGCAGAGAAAAAACTGCTGACTAACTTTTCGTAGTCCGGGTTGAGAGCGCGGGCTTGGCGCGCAGGCGCTTCATTGCGGTGAATGCGATGCGAGCGAGCAGAAGAATTGTGAGGACTGCGGTGTCTTTCCAGGGGGTACGGACGCCCGTCTTGACCAGCCACCAGAAGTGGATGACGGCGGCGATGGCGGCGACGTAAATGAGGCGGTGGAGGCGTTGCCAGTTTTTGCCGCCCATGGCTCGCATGATGAACGCCGGTGAGGTGAGGGCGAGTGCTAGGAGGATGAGCCAAGCGAAGAATCCTACCTGGATGAAGCGGCGTTTGAGGAGGTCGTTGAGGATGGGTGGCCAGACGATCTTCCACTCTTTGATGATGACTCCGGGCTGGCCTGTCCGGATGCCATTCAGAACCATGACGATATCGTAGCCGGAGAAGAGGATGATGTAGGTCGCGAGATGGAGAGTCGCGTAGAAGAAGGCGTAGAGGCCGATGAGACGGCGGAAGCGGATTAGGAAGGCGAGCTTCGGCGAGAAGCGACGGAGAGGCGTGACTGCGAGGCAGGCCAACAGAATGTAGAGTGCCCAGTCGCCGGTGAAGTGCGTGATGTAGTTGACGGGATCGGCTTTGAGGGCAAGCGCGCCGGAGTTGTAGGAGTGTACGAGCCACGCGAATGGGACGAGGCAGAGGAAGTGCACGAGAACTTTGAGGGCGATGATGGCTCGTTTGGACATGTTGGCTGGGTTAGTTTAGCGCGGGAGGGAGAAGGCAGAGCGTGGTGAGACTGGTGGACGCTCCGAAAGCCTGCGATGATGGAACTATAGCTTTCAAAAC encodes:
- a CDS encoding cupin domain-containing protein, with translation MIKQRDVAIVVIAALVGAVTMGSVMSLLHLKSGVVPVAVNGKPVIGESVYDWNTMEVKKTPVGESRTVLRGPTATLDELEIHVTTLNPGEASHPPHKHPNEELIILDQGTVEALINGEWKRVGTGSVIFNASNVMHSLRNVGDTPATYHVVNWHTDKTPKE
- a CDS encoding MmcQ/YjbR family DNA-binding protein, which codes for MPNPTQKSDPHHEHLSRVRRICAALPATSEKLSHGEPTFFVNKKVFAMFDNNHHHDGHVAVWIPATPGTQQHLTRTSPQTFFKPPYVGVRGWVGVELDRVSDDELTLHLLEAWRIIAPKKLHTFVDPLLHRA
- a CDS encoding acetylserotonin O-methyltransferase, with the protein product MNPTQQAPVTPERIMQFAWGYIPTLVLEAAITHHVFDTLDSGPKTIQQVHEATNASVRGLDAIMNALVGLNFLAKTGNNGDALYSLTPESSTFLVSTKPSFHGGVLRHTSRQLMPNFLHLNEVVATGKPVRAVNQEADGTEFFHKFVVDILPMSYPSAKALAHHLNLGATQQPTSALDLAAGSGVWGIALAQSAPTVHVTAVDWPNVLPTTKEVVARFGLTSQFSFSPGDLDGADFGTGHNVATLGHILHSEGVERSKALLAKVFAALAPGGTIAIAEFLVNAGRTGPPNGLLFAVNMLVNTDDGGTYSFEEISTWLREAGFENPRTLDAPGPSPLILATKPS
- a CDS encoding DUF1800 domain-containing protein, with amino-acid sequence MRAVPILLLALTLTPLHAQNEAPMQPTSRAAAKPSKTAKPKLPPPPKSAPLTPLTQQEKALQILNRFTFGPCPGDVQRVLAMTPEAWFEQQLNPQTINDDALNKRLNDYPTLNMQPDQALTQFPDRGTIQQVADSKRPMPSDPNLAAVYEVQIYKLNKENETKKINADGKSAVTPPTEAELADQKKQDQATAARIAGDLFTLPKEQRMPALIKLPVSDRIAFTTYVAGDQRNLLLGQLTPRERQIFNAMAANIGTSYQIINELSQAKLLRAILSERQLQEVMTDFWFNHFNIYIGKDSDQWYTTTYERDVIRKNALGKFRDLLLATATSPAMMVYLDNWQSIGPDSLANGVNPSNPNSKKGNRGLNENYGREVMELHTVGVNGGYTQADVTALSAILTGWTVDRPNQGGPFQFDAKRHEPGPKQWLGHTIATTDSEAANLPANIPTGMNEGVDALNLLAASPKTAHFISYKLAQRFVADEPPPVLVDRMAATYLATDGDIKAILRTLVQSPEFNSRKYFRNKVKTPMEFLASAFRTTATDPSNPGALVNTIKSMGMPLYYALPPTGYYITADHWMNSSALVDRLNFAYSLTGNKFANQKFDSAHVLALGLMAQPATTVQTTLHPRYAETVLTTDTPPETAGPDIALHVLESTLIGGEISSQTNQLIHKQIAELTTPTSPPTDTLNLLTALVMGSPEFQLR
- a CDS encoding sulfite oxidase heme-binding subunit YedZ, yielding MSKRAIIALKVLVHFLCLVPFAWLVHSYNSGALALKADPVNYITHFTGDWALYILLACLAVTPLRRFSPKLAFLIRFRRLIGLYAFFYATLHLATYIILFSGYDIVMVLNGIRTGQPGVIIKEWKIVWPPILNDLLKRRFIQVGFFAWLILLALALTSPAFIMRAMGGKNWQRLHRLIYVAAIAAVIHFWWLVKTGVRTPWKDTAVLTILLLARIAFTAMKRLRAKPALSTRTTKS